In Bradyrhizobium guangxiense, the following are encoded in one genomic region:
- a CDS encoding IclR family transcriptional regulator: MQQLSADGPLDRAFAVIGYVASQTRAASVADIAAALSLPLPTAHRLIGNLEQRGLLQKAVGTKRYVVGNQLVTLSAKVIGAAFRTARRHAVLRAVAAEIGEQCEIGVVRDNVVAYVDSVRVSQPQGLQFNPGEAAPLHCTSTGKIYMSRLPVRAREKLCRALALTQYTDTTIVDVERLMQVLNETRKRGWAKTNEEYVRGVVGCAVPILSPDRELIACLGVSVPVARVSFTELDRFIAPLQKAAALLSETILGDDASDAPGNV; the protein is encoded by the coding sequence ATGCAGCAGCTGAGCGCCGACGGGCCGCTGGACCGCGCCTTCGCGGTCATTGGCTATGTTGCCAGCCAGACCAGGGCAGCCTCGGTCGCGGACATCGCCGCTGCACTGTCCCTGCCGCTGCCGACGGCGCACCGGCTCATCGGGAATCTGGAGCAGCGCGGACTGCTTCAGAAAGCCGTGGGAACGAAGCGCTACGTGGTCGGCAATCAACTGGTCACGCTGTCGGCCAAGGTCATCGGCGCAGCTTTCCGCACCGCGCGCCGGCACGCGGTGCTCCGCGCCGTCGCCGCCGAAATCGGCGAGCAATGCGAGATCGGGGTGGTGCGGGACAATGTCGTTGCGTATGTCGACAGTGTCCGCGTGTCACAACCGCAAGGTCTCCAGTTCAATCCCGGCGAAGCGGCCCCGCTCCATTGCACGTCGACCGGCAAGATCTACATGAGCCGCCTGCCCGTGCGGGCGCGCGAAAAACTGTGCCGCGCTCTCGCCCTGACGCAATATACCGACACGACGATCGTCGATGTCGAGCGCCTGATGCAGGTGCTTAACGAGACCCGCAAGCGCGGCTGGGCCAAGACCAACGAGGAGTATGTGCGCGGCGTCGTCGGCTGCGCCGTTCCCATCCTCTCCCCGGATCGCGAGCTGATCGCGTGCCTGGGTGTGTCCGTTCCCGTGGCGCGCGTGAGCTTCACCGAGCTGGATCGGTTCATCGCTCCACTGCAGAAGGCCGCCGCACTGCTCTCGGAGACGATCCTCGGAGATGACGCAAGCGATGCGCCAGGGAATGTCTAA
- a CDS encoding aminotransferase class V-fold PLP-dependent enzyme, with the protein MSGHYDVEAVRKEFPAAERITYLDSGFQTPLARPVKAAIDRFLSEGLETAGPKSVWLDRVEQTRGRLARLLGASAGEIAFTKNTSESMNIAANALPLRAGDKVVMIHGDHPNNAYAFLNLRRKGVTVEFVPMTEIVNAGSLRPYIDASTRAISMSQVTFHAGHRFDVESIGALCAEKGLYFIVDVMQAIGVVPIDAKAMRATFIGSGSHKGLLVPQGLGLLYWDKSRTELEPAYLAAASLADVPADLIARADKLDLAPSARRFELGNFNLPAIHALGASLDMIEALGVENIQNHCFDLGDHLIARLDALGVRLVGPRGRQHRAPHIYVIALPAAEWLGHFEQNGVRVSPERDGIRVSFGMFNTIADVDRLIEIIQRRGVKPSSRAA; encoded by the coding sequence ATGTCAGGCCATTACGACGTCGAAGCCGTGCGGAAGGAGTTTCCAGCTGCCGAGCGGATCACCTATCTCGACTCCGGTTTCCAGACGCCGCTCGCGCGCCCGGTCAAGGCGGCGATCGATCGTTTCCTCAGCGAAGGTCTCGAGACCGCCGGCCCGAAGAGCGTCTGGCTCGATCGCGTCGAGCAGACCCGCGGCAGGCTGGCGCGGCTCCTGGGCGCATCGGCGGGCGAGATCGCCTTCACCAAGAACACCTCGGAAAGCATGAACATCGCCGCGAACGCGCTGCCGCTGCGCGCCGGCGACAAGGTCGTGATGATCCACGGCGATCACCCGAACAACGCCTACGCGTTCCTCAATCTGCGGCGCAAGGGCGTCACCGTCGAATTCGTGCCGATGACGGAGATCGTCAATGCCGGCAGTCTTCGTCCCTACATCGATGCGAGCACGCGGGCGATCTCGATGTCGCAGGTGACGTTCCATGCCGGTCACCGTTTCGACGTCGAAAGCATCGGCGCCCTCTGCGCGGAGAAGGGGCTCTATTTCATCGTCGATGTGATGCAGGCGATCGGCGTCGTGCCGATCGATGCCAAGGCGATGCGCGCGACCTTCATCGGTTCGGGCAGTCACAAGGGTCTGCTCGTGCCGCAAGGGCTGGGTCTCCTGTATTGGGACAAGTCCAGGACCGAGCTCGAGCCGGCTTATCTCGCGGCCGCGAGCCTTGCGGACGTCCCGGCCGATCTTATCGCTCGAGCTGACAAGCTCGATCTTGCCCCGAGCGCGCGCCGCTTCGAGCTCGGCAATTTCAATCTTCCGGCGATCCATGCGCTCGGTGCCTCGCTCGACATGATCGAAGCGCTGGGCGTGGAGAACATCCAGAACCACTGCTTCGATCTCGGGGACCATCTCATCGCCCGGCTCGACGCGCTGGGCGTTCGTCTGGTCGGCCCTCGCGGGCGGCAGCATCGCGCCCCGCACATCTACGTCATCGCACTGCCCGCCGCCGAATGGCTCGGCCATTTCGAGCAGAACGGGGTTCGCGTGTCGCCGGAACGGGACGGCATTCGCGTGTCGTTCGGGATGTTCAACACGATCGCCGACGTCGACCGCCTGATCGAGATCATCCAGCGGCGCGGCGTGAAGCCATCATCGAGGGCCGCCTAA